The genomic interval CGCGATAGGCGAGATACGTCGTCGGCGTGACTCGATCGCTCGTTGCGGCGCTGCGCAGCTCCTGCGCGTCCCGCTGGGCGCGAAGGAATGCCAGCGTCGTGGGATGCTGCGCATCGAGCATCTGCGGAAAGGCCAGAGCCTTCGCGGGATCCGTCTCATACGAGAGCCACCGTGCCGTCACCGCATCTTGGCGCGCGACGAGCACCTCTATCGGGAGCGGGGCACCGGGGGTTCGGGAGTGATACTGCACCCGCGCCGCCTGGATGCGGCTGCGGGCGGCGCGAAGGTTCAACGACGCGGACCACTCGCGATCCTTCATGGCAGCCGCCCGCCGCCGCGCCTCGGCGAGCACCGAAGCGGGGGCGTCTCGACGAGCCTTCGTGGCCAGCACATCGCCCTTCGCGGCGCGGGAGTCGGCGCGAGCGGCGAGGAGGCTGCGGTAGGCGAGCCGCTCCTCGTACTGCGCAGCGTCGAGTTCGAGTCGCCTTGCCCGGCGCCGGTTCGTCGTCACGGCGCGGTATCCCGCCGCTCCGGCGCCCGCGGCGACCGGTGCGGCCCACCACCATGACTCGACGAAGAGCAGGAAGGCCTCCACCCTGCCATGGTAGCCGCGACGCTCATCCGCTGGCTCGGCTCGAAGACGACTGTCAGCCGAAGAGGAGAGCGAAGACCGTGGCACCGCCGCCGACGATGATCAGCGAGATGATGACGACCCACGCGATGACCTTCACACGCTTCTGCCGGGCCTCGTGGTAGTCGCCGTACTCGTCCTCGTTCGCCATGGTGCAATCCTACGGTCAGGCGGGTTCGACGACCGTCGGCCCGAAGGCCGCGGGCAGCGTCGAGCGTGACAGGCCGCGCAGTTCGGCGAGCGGCACCGTGAACAGGCCCTGCACCTCGAGCGCCGGCTCATCCCCATCAGCGGCGGCATCGGTCACGCCGATCCGCAGCACCGGGTAGCCACGGCCCTCGCACAGCCCGCGGAACTTCACGTCATCCTCACGGGGAACCGACACGATGACGCGTCCGGTGGACTCCGAGAACAGGGCGGATGCGGCATCCACCCCGTCACGGTCCATCAGCTCGGTGAGCCACACTCGCGCGCCGACTCCGAACCGCATGACCGCTTCGGCGAGTGCCTGGGCGAGTCCGCCCGACGACAGGTCGTGGGCGCTCGAGACGAGTGACTGCAGGGATGCCGCGTGCAGCAGCCCGGCGAGACGCTTCTCGTGTGCGAGGTCGACCGCGGGCGGGCGGCCGCCCAGGTGCCCGTGCACCGTGCCCGCCCAGGCGGATCCGCTGAGCTCGGCCGATGTCACGCCCAGGAGGTAGATGTTCTCACCCGGATCCTGCCACCCCGACGGCACGCGACGGGCGACGTCGTCGATGATCCCGAGCACGCCGACCACCGGGGTCGGGAAGATCGGCTGGTCGCCGGTCTGGTTGTAGAACGAGACGTTGCCGCCGGTGACCGGGATGCCGAGCTCGAGGCATCCGTCCGACAGTCCCTCGACCGCGCGCGAGAACTGCCACATCACTTCGGGGTTCTCGGGGCTGCCGAAGTTCAGGCAGTCGGTGACCGCGGTCGGCACCGCCCCCGTGACGGCGACGTTGCGGTACGCCTCGGCCAGGGCGAGCTTCGCGCCCTCGTACGGGTCGAGCTGGCAGAACCGGCCGTTGCAGTCCGTGGCGATCGCGAAGCCCAGGCCGGAGTGCTCGTCGACGCGGATCATGCCGGCGTCGTCGGGGAACGACAGCGCGGTGTTGCCCATCACGAAGTAGTCGTACTGGTTCGTCACCCACGAGGTGTCGGCGAGGTTCGGGCTCGCGACCAGCTGCGTGAACTGCCGGCGGAGCGTATCGGCGTCCACGTCGCGCACCAGCGCGGCCGCGGAATCGTCGCGCAGCGCGTCGATCCAGGTCGGGTACGCGACGGGCCGTTCGTAGACGGGTCCGTCGACGGCGACCGTCGAGGGGTCGACATCCACGATCTGCTCGCCGTGCCAGAAGATCTTGAGGCGCCCGTCGCCGGTGACCTCGCCCAGCACGCTGGTCTCGACATCCCACTTCTCGACCACCGCGAGGAAGGCGTCGAGCTTCTCGGGAGCCACGATCGCCATCATGCGCTCCTGGCTCTCGCTCATGAGGATCTCCTCGGGGGTGAGCGTGGGGTCGCGAAGCAGCACTTTCTCGAGGTCGACGCGCATGCCGCTGCCGCCGTTCGCGGCCAGCTCGCTCGTCGCGCACGAGATGCCGGCGGCGCCGAGATCCTGGATCGCTTCGACGAGTTCACGCTGGTAGAGCTCGAGGCAGCACTCGATGAGCACCTTCTCGGCGAACGGGTCGCCGACCTGCACCGCCGGGCGCTTGGTCGGGCCGGTCGAGTCGAACGAGTCGGATGCGAGAATGGATGCTCCGCCGATGCCGTCCCCGCCGGTGCGGGCTCCGAACAGGACGACCTGGTTGCCGGCGCCGGATGCGTTCGCGAGCTTGAGGTCTTCGTGGCGGAGGACACCGACCGCGAGGGCGTTCACCAGCGGGTTGCCCTGGTAGACGGCGTCGAACACGGTCTCGCCGCCGATGTTCGGCAGGCCGAGGCAGTTGCCGTAGAACGAGATGCCGCTCACGACGCCGTGGACGACGCGCGCGGTGTCGGGATGGTCGATGGCGCCGAAGCGTAGCTGGTCCATGACGGCCACCGGCCGGGCGCCCATGGAGATGATGTCGCGCACGATGCCGCCGACACCGGTCGCAGCGCCCTGGAACGGCTCGATGTAGCTGGGGTGATTGTGGGACTCGACCTTGAACGTGACGGCCCAGCCCTCGCCGATGTCGACGACGCCGGCGTTCTGGCCCATGCCCACCATCAGGCGGGTCTTCATCTCATCCGACACCTTCTCGCCGAACTGGCGGAGGTAGATCTTGCTCGACTTGTAGGAGCAGTGCTCCGACCACATCACCGAGTACATCGCCAGCTCGCCGCTGGTGGGGCGCCGACCGAGGATCTCGCGGATGCGGGCATACTCGTCGGGTTTGAGTCCGAGCGCCGCGTACGGCTGCTCCTTCTCGGGCGTCGCCGCCGCATTGTCGACGGTGTCGGCGGCAGGTCGCGCCGCGGTGGTCTGAGAGGGGGTGGTCACGCGGCTGAGCTCCAGGATCGGGCGGATGCAGAATCGGGTGCCGGACGACATCCATCCTATCTGCGCGGCTCGGTCGCGCCGGGCGGTCGCCCCTTTCGCTGCGTGATGTCCGTCTGGTGTCGCTGTGACGTCAGATAGTGGCATCCGAGGATTGACATGACGTCAGAGTAGTGTCAAAGTGGTGTCATGCAGATCTCATCACACATCGAGGCGCTGCAGCGCCAACTGCTGTCCGCGGCCGCGGCGGGCGGGCCGGAGACCGAAGAGGTCGCGGGCCGCCTGGCCGCCGCTCTCGAGGCGGCCGCGCGGTTGGCGATCCTCGACGCGTTGACCGACGCGGCCGGTGAGATCTCGCGAGACCTCGCTCCAGGCTCGGTCGACGTGCGCCTGCGGGGACGCGACGTCGAGTTCGCCGTCACCTCACCCGCCGTGATCGAGGCCGCTCCGGTGGATCGGACCGCTCCCACGGCGACCGCCCGGCAGCCTTCGGCCGCTGACGCCGTGGACGACGCGGAGGATGCGTCGACGTCGCGCACGACCCTCCGACTGCCCGACGCGTTGAAGCTCCGCGCCGAGGCAGCCGCCGCGAGCGAGGGCGTATCGCTCAACACGTGGCTCGTGCGGGCGATCGGCACGGCGCTCGAGCCCAAGCCGGACCAGCCCGCGTCGCGGTCTTCGCAGTACTCCGGATGGGTGCGCTGACATGACCGTCTATCCGGTCGCCGGCCCCGCCTCGTGCCGCATCGAGGTGCAGATGGGTCGCGTCGAGGTCATCGCCGAACAGCGCGACGACGTGAGTGTCGAGATCGCACCTGCGAATCCGCGCCGCTCGGGTGATCGGAGTGCCGCAGAGGGGGTTCGGGTCACGCACGCCGGCGCCGACGTCAGCATCATCGGACCGTACCGGCTGAATCTGTTCGGGCCGGGCGACTCGGTCGAGGTCGTGGTGCGCGTGCCAGAGGCGTCCGATGCGTCGGTGTCGGTGAAGTACGGCTCGACGCACCTCTCGGGAAGCCTCGGCACCGTGCGACTGGCCCTCGACTACGGCGATGCCACCATCGAGCGCGCGGGGCGCGCCGATCTCGGGCTCGGTCACGGCGAGCTTCGCGTCGAGAACATTTCGGGCGACGCGGATGTGACGCTCAAGTCGGGGCGGGCCCGCATCCGTCATGTCGGCGGGGCGCTGCGGCTCAAAGGCTCGGATGCCGGCATCGACGTCGGCACGGTCGTCGGCATGGCCGACATCGCCACGTCGAGCGGCGTCGTGCAGCTGGGCGACCCCGGTCCGGCGCTGACGGTGCGATCCGCCTACGGACCCGTCCGCATCCGCGAGCTCACACGCGGCGCCGCGCGCATCGAGGCCTCGTATGGCGCGGTGACCCTCGGGGTGCGCCGAGGGACGCCGGTCTGGCTCGACGCATCGAGCAGGCATGGCATCGTGCGCAACGACCTGTCGGCCGACCCCGGACCCGCCGACGGCGAAGACACCCTCGAGGTGCACGCCCGCACCGGCTACGGCGACATCAGCCTGCATCGCGCGTCACCCGGAGCCGCCGAGAGTCTCTGACGCACGCGCTCCACCACCGCCGGGTCACGTGCCCCGTCGGTCTCTCCACCAACCGAAAGAAGGGGAACGACGATGACCGCTGCCATCGAGACGACACGGCTCACGAAGTCGTTCGGCGACCAGGTCGTGCTGGACCGCATCGATCTCGACATCCCGTCGGGCGGCGTGTTCGCTCTGCTCGGACCGAACGGCGCCGGCAAGACGACCATGATCCACATCCTCTCCACCCTGCTGCGACCCGACGCGGGAACAGCACGCGTCGCCGGCCACGATGTCGTGCGCCAGGCCGAAGCCGTCCGCGCCGCGATCGGCGTGACCGGTCAGTTCTCGGCCGTCGACGCCCTCATGACGGGCGAGGAGAACCTGCGCCTCATGGCCGACCTCCGTCACCTCGGACGCAGCGAGGGCAGGAGGCGCGTTGCGGAGCTGCTCGAGCGTTTCGAGCTGACGGATGCCGCGCGCAAGCCGCTCGCGATCTACTCCGGGGGCATGCGCCGCCGACTCGACCTGGCGATGACCCTGATCTCGCGGCCGGCGATCGTCTTCCTGGACGAACCGACCACCGGCCTGGATCCCCGCAGCCGCGCCGAGATGTGGAGCATCGTGCGCGAACTCGTCGCAGCCGGCACGACGATCCTGCTGACGACGCAGTACCTGGAGGAGGCCGACCAGCTCGCCGACCGCATCGCAGTGATGAACGCGGGCACGATCGTCGCCGACGGGACACCGGCCGAACTGAAGCGGGTCGTGCCCGGTGGCCGCATCCGTCTCGAGTTCGACGATTCGGAGTCGGTGGATGCGGCGGCCCGCGCGTTCGCGGACGCCACCCGCGACGACCAGGCGCTGGCGATCGATGTGCCGAGCGACGGCGGGTTCGCCTCGCTCCGTTCATTGATGGACCGCCTCGACCACGACGGGC from Microbacterium pumilum carries:
- a CDS encoding toxin-antitoxin system HicB family antitoxin; amino-acid sequence: MQISSHIEALQRQLLSAAAAGGPETEEVAGRLAAALEAAARLAILDALTDAAGEISRDLAPGSVDVRLRGRDVEFAVTSPAVIEAAPVDRTAPTATARQPSAADAVDDAEDASTSRTTLRLPDALKLRAEAAAASEGVSLNTWLVRAIGTALEPKPDQPASRSSQYSGWVR
- the purL gene encoding phosphoribosylformylglycinamidine synthase subunit PurL; translated protein: MSSGTRFCIRPILELSRVTTPSQTTAARPAADTVDNAAATPEKEQPYAALGLKPDEYARIREILGRRPTSGELAMYSVMWSEHCSYKSSKIYLRQFGEKVSDEMKTRLMVGMGQNAGVVDIGEGWAVTFKVESHNHPSYIEPFQGAATGVGGIVRDIISMGARPVAVMDQLRFGAIDHPDTARVVHGVVSGISFYGNCLGLPNIGGETVFDAVYQGNPLVNALAVGVLRHEDLKLANASGAGNQVVLFGARTGGDGIGGASILASDSFDSTGPTKRPAVQVGDPFAEKVLIECCLELYQRELVEAIQDLGAAGISCATSELAANGGSGMRVDLEKVLLRDPTLTPEEILMSESQERMMAIVAPEKLDAFLAVVEKWDVETSVLGEVTGDGRLKIFWHGEQIVDVDPSTVAVDGPVYERPVAYPTWIDALRDDSAAALVRDVDADTLRRQFTQLVASPNLADTSWVTNQYDYFVMGNTALSFPDDAGMIRVDEHSGLGFAIATDCNGRFCQLDPYEGAKLALAEAYRNVAVTGAVPTAVTDCLNFGSPENPEVMWQFSRAVEGLSDGCLELGIPVTGGNVSFYNQTGDQPIFPTPVVGVLGIIDDVARRVPSGWQDPGENIYLLGVTSAELSGSAWAGTVHGHLGGRPPAVDLAHEKRLAGLLHAASLQSLVSSAHDLSSGGLAQALAEAVMRFGVGARVWLTELMDRDGVDAASALFSESTGRVIVSVPREDDVKFRGLCEGRGYPVLRIGVTDAAADGDEPALEVQGLFTVPLAELRGLSRSTLPAAFGPTVVEPA
- a CDS encoding DUF4097 family beta strand repeat-containing protein, with amino-acid sequence MTVYPVAGPASCRIEVQMGRVEVIAEQRDDVSVEIAPANPRRSGDRSAAEGVRVTHAGADVSIIGPYRLNLFGPGDSVEVVVRVPEASDASVSVKYGSTHLSGSLGTVRLALDYGDATIERAGRADLGLGHGELRVENISGDADVTLKSGRARIRHVGGALRLKGSDAGIDVGTVVGMADIATSSGVVQLGDPGPALTVRSAYGPVRIRELTRGAARIEASYGAVTLGVRRGTPVWLDASSRHGIVRNDLSADPGPADGEDTLEVHARTGYGDISLHRASPGAAESL
- a CDS encoding ATP-binding cassette domain-containing protein, whose amino-acid sequence is MTAAIETTRLTKSFGDQVVLDRIDLDIPSGGVFALLGPNGAGKTTMIHILSTLLRPDAGTARVAGHDVVRQAEAVRAAIGVTGQFSAVDALMTGEENLRLMADLRHLGRSEGRRRVAELLERFELTDAARKPLAIYSGGMRRRLDLAMTLISRPAIVFLDEPTTGLDPRSRAEMWSIVRELVAAGTTILLTTQYLEEADQLADRIAVMNAGTIVADGTPAELKRVVPGGRIRLEFDDSESVDAAARAFADATRDDQALAIDVPSDGGFASLRSLMDRLDHDGLEARSLSIHTPDLDDVFFSLTGRAGAAGTAEKEVA